A region from the Hydra vulgaris chromosome 08, alternate assembly HydraT2T_AEP genome encodes:
- the LOC124817532 gene encoding uncharacterized protein LOC124817532 isoform X2: protein MRIKYLEDFYGCCQLRTAVMFIAMVDSLFGTYEVLDFSIRILLSASHSISHTNISNITIYPESGTNNRNSTMLTKALPKFYFAGIVVGCLDVFISFFLLYVAARRKYKLHIVVFIAAVWCTAMGFLSLISFAFSVTGQVYMDIAIFLITAVVEFFFAYVIFSYHKLICMVLERGLHDTNMTYFPEDHLNFTTDRTNKPVDEQPIMDDQDDLQMEDTGRAIAS from the exons ATGCGCATAAAATATTTGGAGGATTTTTATGGGTGTTGTCAACTTCGCACAGCAGTTATGTTTATTGCAATGGTAGATTcg TTATTTGGAACATATGAAGTTTTGGATTTCAGTATACGCATTTTATTGTCTGCCTCTCATAGCATTTCTCATACTAACATTAGTAATATAACTATATACCCTGAATCTGGAACAAATAATCGAAATTCCACTATGTTAACTAAAGCTTTaccaaagttttattttgctgGTATTGTTGTTGGTTGCttagatgtttttatttcatttttcctGTTATATGTTGCAGCGCGAAGAAAATATAAGCTccatattgttgtttttattgctgCTGTCTGGTGCACTGCAATGGGTTTCTTAAGCTTAATTTCATTTGCATTCTCAGTTACTGGGCAAGTTTATATGGATATCGCCATTTTTTTGATTACTGCtgttgtagaatttttttttgcatatgttattttttcttatcaCAAGTTGATATGTATGGTTCTTGAAAGAGGTCTTCATGACACAAATATGACATATTTTCCAGAAGaccatttaaattttacaactgACCGAACAAATAAACCTGTTGACGAGCAACCAATAATGGATGACCAAGATGATTTGCAAATGGAAGATACTGGTAGAGCTATTgcatcataa